TGAAATCGGGTAGCGAAGGAACTTTTCTTATTCTTATTATTCTTTCTATTCTGTTCCTCATTCAGTTTCGTCTTTGCATGCTCTAATCGTTCTTTCTCCCTATAGAGCCTGTAAACTAGTAGTTCTAACTCTAGCTGGTTGTTGATATCACCCCAGATAGCCGTCGTGGCCAAATCTGCTAGTCCAGCAGCAACTGGACGTGATACGTCGTTCTGAACGGAGTGTGAAACATTAATGAGCTCTTTTCCCTCAGTTCCTTTTTCTTGTATTAAAAAATCGTTTTCTGTGGCACTACTATATGATACAGAAAATACAAAGACAATAAAACCTAGTAATTTTTTCATGCAGCTAATGTGGGATTTATAATTTTGGATTACTTGTTCTATTTTAACTTTTTAGGTAGTTTTTAAAATTATTTGATATTGAAAATGCCTCATTTTTTGGCAAAAAACGGTTAATTGCTTAAAGCAAACTCGTTACAGGAAACCGTTTTGAATACTCCCCACCAATGCAAAGGTATTAAAAAAATGACTCCAGTACAAAACTATTTATGTCAAAAAAAACGAAATTACCATACTCATTACTGATATAAAAAATCATGGCTGATTTAAAAACTGAGCATTATATAATTTAACTGTCACCATATTGTTCTATTATAGAACATAGGACACCTGGAAGGTGCCATTTACATAGGTAATCTTTTGTATATTAGACAAGCTTGTTGCTTTTCAACTAAGCTTATAAAAGAATGTAAACACAATCATGGTATTACTTGCCCGTATAAATTAGGAGGCCTGATTGGGCAGCTTAAATACTATATAATTTTTAGACTACCACTGTATTTTTATTATGTTTTCATATAGAGATAACAGCGTTTTGAATATTCTTGGCATTGAATCGTCATGTGACGAAACAGCGGCCTCCGTAGTACAAGACGGAAATGTATTAAGCAATATTGTAGCCAGTCAGCTTATACATCAACAGTATGGCGGTGTGGTCCCAGAATTTGCAGCCAGGGCACATCAAACAAATATTGTTCCTACTGTAACTGCCGCACTTGCACAAGCAGGTATAGAAAAACATGCCTTACATGCTGTTGGTTTTACGCAAGGTCCTGGTCTATTAGGCCCTCTGCTCGTTGGTAGTTGTTTTGCAAAATCTTTGGCCTTTGCGCTTGGTATTCCGTTAATAGGTGTGCATCATATTCAAGCGCATGTGCTGGGAAACTTTATTGAAGATCCAAAACCCAGTTTCCCTTTTTTATGTTTAACAGTCAGTGGGGGGCATACCCAAATCTTATTGGTAAAAAATTATTTTTGTATGGAAGTTTTGGGAGAGACCCAAGATGATGCAGTAGGGGAAGCATTTGATAAAATTGCTAAGCTTATGGGATTTAGCTATCCAGGGGGTGCGTTGATAGATCAATATGCCAAGGGAGGAAATACTAAAGCCTTTTCTTTTTCAAAAGCCAATATGCCCAACTTTGATTTCTCTTTTAGCGGAATCAAAACAGCGTTCTCTCTTTTTATACAACAAAAACAAACCTCTTTTATAGAGGAAAATCGTGCCGATATTTGTGCAAGTATTCAAGCGTTGCTTGTTGATATGCTATTAGATAAGTTGGTTCAAGCTGCTCAAAAGACAGGTATACGTTCTATTGCATTGGCAGGAGGTGTTGCCGCAAATAGTCATTTACGACAGCAACTTCAAGCATTATCCGGACGGCATGGATGGACTATTTCCATTCCTTCTATGGTTTATTGTACAGATAATGCTGCTATGGTTGCCATTACAGCTTATTATAAATACCAGTTTGGACACTTTTCGGATCTATCTACAAGGTGTTTCCCTAGAATGGAACTGTAGAGGTGTTGGTTTCATCGAGTTACTTAACGTGTTCGCTCAGTGTTTATGTAACTGT
This window of the Cardinium endosymbiont of Culicoides punctatus genome carries:
- the tsaD gene encoding tRNA (adenosine(37)-N6)-threonylcarbamoyltransferase complex transferase subunit TsaD, with amino-acid sequence MFSYRDNSVLNILGIESSCDETAASVVQDGNVLSNIVASQLIHQQYGGVVPEFAARAHQTNIVPTVTAALAQAGIEKHALHAVGFTQGPGLLGPLLVGSCFAKSLAFALGIPLIGVHHIQAHVLGNFIEDPKPSFPFLCLTVSGGHTQILLVKNYFCMEVLGETQDDAVGEAFDKIAKLMGFSYPGGALIDQYAKGGNTKAFSFSKANMPNFDFSFSGIKTAFSLFIQQKQTSFIEENRADICASIQALLVDMLLDKLVQAAQKTGIRSIALAGGVAANSHLRQQLQALSGRHGWTISIPSMVYCTDNAAMVAITAYYKYQFGHFSDLSTRCFPRMEL